One Oncorhynchus keta strain PuntledgeMale-10-30-2019 chromosome 23, Oket_V2, whole genome shotgun sequence DNA segment encodes these proteins:
- the LOC118402017 gene encoding BTB/POZ domain-containing protein KCTD1 isoform X2 produces the protein MLWRQNMIYMDNRSSMSRPMITRSPASPLSNQGIPTAAQLTKSNAPVHIDVGGHMYTSSLATLTKYPESRIGRLFDGTEPIVLDSLKQHYFIDRDGHMFRYILNFLRISKLLIPDDFKDYSLLYEEARYFQLQPMLAELERWRQDRDLARVSRPCECLVVRVAPDLGERITLSGDKALIEDVFPEIGDVMCNSVNAGWNHDSTHVIRFPLNGYCHLNSVQVLERLQQRGFEIAGSCGGGVDSSQFSEYVLRRELRRAGQRGGPNSNRIKQEQLD, from the exons GATAACCGTTCCAGCATGTCCAGGCCCATGATCACCAGATCACCAGCATCCCCCTTGAGTAACCAGGGCATCCCGACGGCTGCCCAGCTCACCAAGtccaatgcccctgtgcacattGACGTGGGTGGACACATGTACACCAGCAGTCTGGCCACGTTAACCAAGTACCCAGAGTCCAG aATCGGACGTCTCTTCGATGGCACAGAGCCCATAGTGTTGGACAGTCTGAAGCAGCACTACTTCATAGACAGGGATGGACACATGTTCCGCTACATCCTCAACTTCCTCAGGATCTCGAAGCTCCTCATCCCAGATGACTTCAAA GACTACAGCCTGTTGTACGAGGAGGCCCGGTACTTCCAGCTGCAGCCCATGCTGGCCGAGCTGGAGCGATGGCGCCAGGACCGCGACCTGGCCCGGGTGTCACGCCCTTGCGAGTGCCTGGTGGTACGCGTGGCACCCGACCTGGGAGAGAGGATCACGCTGAGCGGAGACAAAGCCCTCATCGAGGACGTATTCCCAGAGATTGGCGACGTCATGTGCAACTCTGTCAACGCAGGCTGGAACCACGACTCCACACATGTAATCCGCTTCCCGCTCAATGGATACTGCCACCTCAACTCCGTCCAG GTCTTGGAGCGTCTGCAGCAGCGTGGCTTTGAGATCGCCGGATCCTGCGGTGGAGGCGTGGACTCATCCCAGTTCAGCGAGTACGTCCTGAGGAGGGAACTGAGGAGGGCAGGCCAGCGAGGAGGGCCTAACTCAAACCGTATAAAACAGGAGCAGCTGGACTAG
- the LOC118402017 gene encoding BTB/POZ domain-containing protein KCTD1 isoform X3: protein MFQDNRSSMSRPMITRSPASPLSNQGIPTAAQLTKSNAPVHIDVGGHMYTSSLATLTKYPESRIGRLFDGTEPIVLDSLKQHYFIDRDGHMFRYILNFLRISKLLIPDDFKDYSLLYEEARYFQLQPMLAELERWRQDRDLARVSRPCECLVVRVAPDLGERITLSGDKALIEDVFPEIGDVMCNSVNAGWNHDSTHVIRFPLNGYCHLNSVQVLERLQQRGFEIAGSCGGGVDSSQFSEYVLRRELRRAGQRGGPNSNRIKQEQLD from the exons GATAACCGTTCCAGCATGTCCAGGCCCATGATCACCAGATCACCAGCATCCCCCTTGAGTAACCAGGGCATCCCGACGGCTGCCCAGCTCACCAAGtccaatgcccctgtgcacattGACGTGGGTGGACACATGTACACCAGCAGTCTGGCCACGTTAACCAAGTACCCAGAGTCCAG aATCGGACGTCTCTTCGATGGCACAGAGCCCATAGTGTTGGACAGTCTGAAGCAGCACTACTTCATAGACAGGGATGGACACATGTTCCGCTACATCCTCAACTTCCTCAGGATCTCGAAGCTCCTCATCCCAGATGACTTCAAA GACTACAGCCTGTTGTACGAGGAGGCCCGGTACTTCCAGCTGCAGCCCATGCTGGCCGAGCTGGAGCGATGGCGCCAGGACCGCGACCTGGCCCGGGTGTCACGCCCTTGCGAGTGCCTGGTGGTACGCGTGGCACCCGACCTGGGAGAGAGGATCACGCTGAGCGGAGACAAAGCCCTCATCGAGGACGTATTCCCAGAGATTGGCGACGTCATGTGCAACTCTGTCAACGCAGGCTGGAACCACGACTCCACACATGTAATCCGCTTCCCGCTCAATGGATACTGCCACCTCAACTCCGTCCAG GTCTTGGAGCGTCTGCAGCAGCGTGGCTTTGAGATCGCCGGATCCTGCGGTGGAGGCGTGGACTCATCCCAGTTCAGCGAGTACGTCCTGAGGAGGGAACTGAGGAGGGCAGGCCAGCGAGGAGGGCCTAACTCAAACCGTATAAAACAGGAGCAGCTGGACTAG
- the LOC118402017 gene encoding BTB/POZ domain-containing protein KCTD1 isoform X4: MSRPMITRSPASPLSNQGIPTAAQLTKSNAPVHIDVGGHMYTSSLATLTKYPESRIGRLFDGTEPIVLDSLKQHYFIDRDGHMFRYILNFLRISKLLIPDDFKDYSLLYEEARYFQLQPMLAELERWRQDRDLARVSRPCECLVVRVAPDLGERITLSGDKALIEDVFPEIGDVMCNSVNAGWNHDSTHVIRFPLNGYCHLNSVQVLERLQQRGFEIAGSCGGGVDSSQFSEYVLRRELRRAGQRGGPNSNRIKQEQLD, translated from the exons ATGTCCAGGCCCATGATCACCAGATCACCAGCATCCCCCTTGAGTAACCAGGGCATCCCGACGGCTGCCCAGCTCACCAAGtccaatgcccctgtgcacattGACGTGGGTGGACACATGTACACCAGCAGTCTGGCCACGTTAACCAAGTACCCAGAGTCCAG aATCGGACGTCTCTTCGATGGCACAGAGCCCATAGTGTTGGACAGTCTGAAGCAGCACTACTTCATAGACAGGGATGGACACATGTTCCGCTACATCCTCAACTTCCTCAGGATCTCGAAGCTCCTCATCCCAGATGACTTCAAA GACTACAGCCTGTTGTACGAGGAGGCCCGGTACTTCCAGCTGCAGCCCATGCTGGCCGAGCTGGAGCGATGGCGCCAGGACCGCGACCTGGCCCGGGTGTCACGCCCTTGCGAGTGCCTGGTGGTACGCGTGGCACCCGACCTGGGAGAGAGGATCACGCTGAGCGGAGACAAAGCCCTCATCGAGGACGTATTCCCAGAGATTGGCGACGTCATGTGCAACTCTGTCAACGCAGGCTGGAACCACGACTCCACACATGTAATCCGCTTCCCGCTCAATGGATACTGCCACCTCAACTCCGTCCAG GTCTTGGAGCGTCTGCAGCAGCGTGGCTTTGAGATCGCCGGATCCTGCGGTGGAGGCGTGGACTCATCCCAGTTCAGCGAGTACGTCCTGAGGAGGGAACTGAGGAGGGCAGGCCAGCGAGGAGGGCCTAACTCAAACCGTATAAAACAGGAGCAGCTGGACTAG